In Rhinolophus sinicus isolate RSC01 linkage group LG17, ASM3656204v1, whole genome shotgun sequence, one DNA window encodes the following:
- the NPHS2 gene encoding podocin isoform X1 — protein sequence MEKRARSSSRESHGRGGGSPHKENKRAKAERGAGGRGRRTAGREQPDLGRAGSPGETRAPAATVVDVDEVRGSGEEGTEVVALLESERPEEGAKSSGLGACEWLLVLTCLLFIIVTFPFSVWFCIKVVQEYERVIIFRLGHLLPGRAKGPGLFFFLPCLDTYHKVDLRLQTLEIPFHEVVTKDLFVMEVDAICYYRMENASLLLSNLAHVSKAVQFLVQTTMKRLLAHRSLTEILLERKNIAQEVKVALDSVTCIWGIKVERTEIKDVRLPAGLQHSLAVEAEAQRQARVRMITAEGEKAASESLRMAAEILSGTPAAVQLRYLHTLQSLSTEKASTVVLPLPFDLLNCLSSPSNRTQGSIPFPNPAKPVEPRNPKKKDSPML from the exons ATGGAGAAGCGGGCTCGGAGCTCCTCCAGAGAGTCCCACGGGAGAGGGGGCGGGTCCCCCCACAAGGAGAACAAGAGGGCCAAGGCCGAGAGAGGCGCGGGAGGACGCGGGCGGCGGACTGCGGGGCGCGAGCAGCCGGACCTCGGGCGGGCAGGGAGCCCCGGGGAGACCCGAGCGCCCGCCGCCACCGTAGTGGACGTGGATGAGGTCCGGGGCTCCGGCGAGGAGGGCACCGAGGTGGTGGCGCTGCTAGAGAGCGAGCGGCCCGAGGAAG gtgcCAAGTCTTCTGGTTTAGGAGCCTGTGAGTGGCTTCTTGTCCTCACATGCCTGCTCTTCATCATCGTGACCTTCCCTTTTTCTGTCTGGTTCTGCATAAAG gTTGTACAGGAATATGAGAGAGTAATTATATTCCGATTGGGACATCTGCTCCCTGGAAGAGCCAAAGGCCCTG gccttttcttctttttgccctGCCTGGATACCTACCACAAGGTTGACCTTCGTCTCCAAACCTTGGAGATACCCTTTCATGAG GTTGTGACCAAAGACCTGTTTGTAATGGAGGTGGATGCCATCTGCTACTACCGAATGGAGAACGCCTCTCTTCTCCTAAGCAATCTTGCCCACGTGTCCAAAGCTGTACAGTTCCTCGTACAAACCACCATGAAGCGTCTGCTAGCACACCGCTCCCTCACTGAAATTCTTCTAGAGAGGAAGAATATTGCCCAAGAAGTAAAG GTCGCCTTGGATTCAGTGACCTGTATTTGGGGAATCAAAGTGGAGAGAACAGAAAT taagGATGTGAGGCTGCCGGCTGGGCTTCAGCACTCACTGGCTGTGGAAGCCGAAGCACAGAGACAGGCCAGAGTGCGG ATGATCACGGCAGAAGGGGAGAAGGCCGCCTCCGAGTCCCTGAGGATGGCAGCTGAGATTCTATCGGGCACTCCAGCTGCAGTTCAGCTTCGATATCTCCACACTCTTCAATCCTTGTCCACTGAGAAAGCTTCCACGGTGGTTTTACCTTTGCCATTTGACCTGCTAAACTGCCTGTCTTCCCCAAGCAACAGAACTCAAGGAAGCATCCCTTTCCCAAATCCTGCCAAACCTGTTGAGCCACGGAATCCTAAAAAGAAAGACTCTCCCATGTTATAG
- the NPHS2 gene encoding podocin isoform X2 produces MEKRARSSSRESHGRGGGSPHKENKRAKAERGAGGRGRRTAGREQPDLGRAGSPGETRAPAATVVDVDEVRGSGEEGTEVVALLESERPEEGAKSSGLGACEWLLVLTCLLFIIVTFPFSVWFCIKVVQEYERVIIFRLGHLLPGRAKGPGLFFFLPCLDTYHKVDLRLQTLEIPFHEVVTKDLFVMEVDAICYYRMENASLLLSNLAHVSKAVQFLVQTTMKRLLAHRSLTEILLERKNIAQEVKMITAEGEKAASESLRMAAEILSGTPAAVQLRYLHTLQSLSTEKASTVVLPLPFDLLNCLSSPSNRTQGSIPFPNPAKPVEPRNPKKKDSPML; encoded by the exons ATGGAGAAGCGGGCTCGGAGCTCCTCCAGAGAGTCCCACGGGAGAGGGGGCGGGTCCCCCCACAAGGAGAACAAGAGGGCCAAGGCCGAGAGAGGCGCGGGAGGACGCGGGCGGCGGACTGCGGGGCGCGAGCAGCCGGACCTCGGGCGGGCAGGGAGCCCCGGGGAGACCCGAGCGCCCGCCGCCACCGTAGTGGACGTGGATGAGGTCCGGGGCTCCGGCGAGGAGGGCACCGAGGTGGTGGCGCTGCTAGAGAGCGAGCGGCCCGAGGAAG gtgcCAAGTCTTCTGGTTTAGGAGCCTGTGAGTGGCTTCTTGTCCTCACATGCCTGCTCTTCATCATCGTGACCTTCCCTTTTTCTGTCTGGTTCTGCATAAAG gTTGTACAGGAATATGAGAGAGTAATTATATTCCGATTGGGACATCTGCTCCCTGGAAGAGCCAAAGGCCCTG gccttttcttctttttgccctGCCTGGATACCTACCACAAGGTTGACCTTCGTCTCCAAACCTTGGAGATACCCTTTCATGAG GTTGTGACCAAAGACCTGTTTGTAATGGAGGTGGATGCCATCTGCTACTACCGAATGGAGAACGCCTCTCTTCTCCTAAGCAATCTTGCCCACGTGTCCAAAGCTGTACAGTTCCTCGTACAAACCACCATGAAGCGTCTGCTAGCACACCGCTCCCTCACTGAAATTCTTCTAGAGAGGAAGAATATTGCCCAAGAAGTAAAG ATGATCACGGCAGAAGGGGAGAAGGCCGCCTCCGAGTCCCTGAGGATGGCAGCTGAGATTCTATCGGGCACTCCAGCTGCAGTTCAGCTTCGATATCTCCACACTCTTCAATCCTTGTCCACTGAGAAAGCTTCCACGGTGGTTTTACCTTTGCCATTTGACCTGCTAAACTGCCTGTCTTCCCCAAGCAACAGAACTCAAGGAAGCATCCCTTTCCCAAATCCTGCCAAACCTGTTGAGCCACGGAATCCTAAAAAGAAAGACTCTCCCATGTTATAG
- the NPHS2 gene encoding podocin isoform X3, which translates to MEKRARSSSRESHGRGGGSPHKENKRAKAERGAGGRGRRTAGREQPDLGRAGSPGETRAPAATVVDVDEVRGSGEEGTEVVALLESERPEEGAKSSGLGACEWLLVLTCLLFIIVTFPFSVWFCIKVVQEYERVIIFRLGHLLPGRAKGPGLFFFLPCLDTYHKVDLRLQTLEIPFHEVVTKDLFVMEVDAICYYRMENASLLLSNLAHVSKAVQFLVQTTMKRLLAHRSLTEILLERKNIAQEVKVALDSVTCIWGIKVERTEIKDVRLPAGLQHSLAVEAEAQRQARVRSESLENEDSLFCAEQHLHIGDAQCLLSHPE; encoded by the exons ATGGAGAAGCGGGCTCGGAGCTCCTCCAGAGAGTCCCACGGGAGAGGGGGCGGGTCCCCCCACAAGGAGAACAAGAGGGCCAAGGCCGAGAGAGGCGCGGGAGGACGCGGGCGGCGGACTGCGGGGCGCGAGCAGCCGGACCTCGGGCGGGCAGGGAGCCCCGGGGAGACCCGAGCGCCCGCCGCCACCGTAGTGGACGTGGATGAGGTCCGGGGCTCCGGCGAGGAGGGCACCGAGGTGGTGGCGCTGCTAGAGAGCGAGCGGCCCGAGGAAG gtgcCAAGTCTTCTGGTTTAGGAGCCTGTGAGTGGCTTCTTGTCCTCACATGCCTGCTCTTCATCATCGTGACCTTCCCTTTTTCTGTCTGGTTCTGCATAAAG gTTGTACAGGAATATGAGAGAGTAATTATATTCCGATTGGGACATCTGCTCCCTGGAAGAGCCAAAGGCCCTG gccttttcttctttttgccctGCCTGGATACCTACCACAAGGTTGACCTTCGTCTCCAAACCTTGGAGATACCCTTTCATGAG GTTGTGACCAAAGACCTGTTTGTAATGGAGGTGGATGCCATCTGCTACTACCGAATGGAGAACGCCTCTCTTCTCCTAAGCAATCTTGCCCACGTGTCCAAAGCTGTACAGTTCCTCGTACAAACCACCATGAAGCGTCTGCTAGCACACCGCTCCCTCACTGAAATTCTTCTAGAGAGGAAGAATATTGCCCAAGAAGTAAAG GTCGCCTTGGATTCAGTGACCTGTATTTGGGGAATCAAAGTGGAGAGAACAGAAAT taagGATGTGAGGCTGCCGGCTGGGCTTCAGCACTCACTGGCTGTGGAAGCCGAAGCACAGAGACAGGCCAGAGTGCGG AGCGAGAGCCTTGAAAATGAAGACAGCCTGTTCTGTGCTGAGCAGCACCTGCACATAGGAGACGCTCAGTGCTTGTTGAGTCACCCTGAATAG